The genomic segment TGGGTCCCCAGGGGAGCGTGGTTCTCACTGTGGGAGCCGGAGTTATAGACAAGTGAGGGGATGAGGCTAGAATGACCCACGTCCTAATGGATTTGAGGTGGAGACATCAGCATGAACTCGTGTTTAGCTTAATTCAGATGCAGATGGAAATATCTGTAGATGCGCGAGTTAGCACATGTCCAGCCTCGCTCCCCGTGGAGAGGGGGCCCTCAGGGCAGTTGGCGGCTTCGTGCGCACCTGGTGCCCAGGCCTTGGTCTCTAACTCCATTCTCCAATGAAGGCTCCCGGGAGGAGCGGCTGATGCCGGGACAGGAGTTGTGCTAGAGGAGGCGGGAGCCTCCCGTAGGAAGGGAAGACCCACAGTGACTGGGCCATGGCATGAGGGACACAGGAGCCCCTGAAGGACCTCCCAacggccaaagctggaacaacgTGACCAACAAATAAAGTGGTGTAGAATTATAACCCAGAGTGTAAAGTACATGCCCATGAAGCtactgatacaaataaataagtgaataaaacatGGGTGAAAAAAGAGAGATGTGTGCAGAAAAATTCTAAACAACTTATGTCAATATTCTGCCTAAAGGAGGCAGAGCATAACTCCCCACCCCTCAGGTGTGGGCTGCGCAGGCTTCCCTTCCAAAGTCTGgaaagggggcggggggcgggggtgactTTAGAGAGGGGACACGACCTCAGCCTGGGGGCAAGGTCAATGATAAATCATGTTGAAAGCATGTATTCAAGATGATGTGATAAAAACAGCATTTGAcctctgttctcttcttcccCAAACGCATGCCCCCCGTCCAAGCACGAGGACAACACCATGCGTACCCCATCTGCATACTCCTCAGGACTGTCAAGGTCGTCAGAAACAAGGAACGTCTGAGGAACCCTCACGgtcaagaggagcctaaggagacggGACAATCAAATGTAACGTAGCATCTGGGATGGGagcctggaacagaaaaaagatgttagctaaaaactaaagaaatctaaaTGAAGTACGGACTttacttaataataatgtatcagcaGCAATTAATTCACTGTAACAGATGTGCTATGGTAATGTAAGGTGTTAATGATGGGGAAAATGGGTGTGGGGTATATAGGAACCCTCTTCACTGTAACAGtttttttataaatctaaaattgttcacaataaaaagtttatttaagaCAAGAGAGAGAATACACAGAATAGAAAGTGTGcataaggggcccctgggtggctcagacattaagcgtctgccttcgactcaggtcatgatcccagggtcctgggatcgagccccacatcaggctctctgctcagcgggaagcctgcttctccctctccctctgcccctgcttgtgttctttctctaactgtgtctctatcaaataaataaaatcttaaaaaaaaaaaaaagtgtgcataATATGGCAGATTTAAATCCTAATATATAAGTAATTTTattgaatgtaaatggcctaaatgcttcAATTAAAAGTTGAAGATTGTCGGGCtagatcaataaaataaaaacctaactaCAAGGACAAGAGATCCTGCACGTGGAGGCTTCAGTGGAACCCACAGGACAACCCAGTCCACACCCCAGCATTGGGTCCCTCAGCCCATAGCCTAGGGACCCAAGACCAAGCACAGGAGGCCCCCAGGTCCACTGGTGATCTCCTCTGAAGGAGGTGGGGGCACTGAGCCCTTCTTGGGGCTGAGCAGAGGCCAGGGCAGTCCAGGGGCTGGGAGCAGCCTCACAgagcccagggtggggtgggtgacTCCCAGGCTAGCTGCGCCATGGGGAGAAGCAGCCTTTGGTCCCTCACCACCTCCTGGGTCATAACCCTGCCTgcagagagtggggaggagggatacGACCCAGACTCTGGGAGAAGCTGGTGTTCCAGAGTCATGGCAAGGGGCTGGTTTTAATCACTCCCTTTTAAGCGAAACATTCTGAATGCCCTGTGGGTGAGGCTGGGGGTGACCAcaagacatttatagaacataagaaaatggaaagattgaACGTAAAAGTCTGGGAAAAGATAAACTACAAACACAAGTCAGAAGAAAACTAGGGTAGCTATATTAATAACAGGCCAGACAGAATTTCAGGTGGAAAGCAGTACTAAGAGATAAAGAGGGTTAATTCATAATGATAAGAGGTAACATTCACCAGGAAAATATAGTAATTCTGAGtatttatgcacctaataacatgGCCTCACTCgatacatataatattttatatatatataaaagaggggcacctgggtggctcagtcgttaagcgtctgccttcggctcaggtcatgatcccagggtcctgggatcaagccccgcatcgggctccctgctcagcgggaagcctgcttctccctctcccactccccctgcttgtgttccctctctctctgtgtctctctctgccaaataaataaataaaatctttaaaaaaaaataaaagaaaaaagaaaaaattgagaccACTACAAAGAGAATTGGAAAAACCCTCAATCATAGATCTGAATACACCGCTATCTGTAATTGATAGCCGTAGGCAGAGAAACAATGACAATAAGGACTAACATATATCATTAATTCtaagatacagatttttttttttcagggcaccttaatttttttttcttttcttaaagagatatttgtacacccatattcATAGTGGTATTATTCACAAGAGCGAAAACGTGAAGCAACCCAGCTGTCCaccgatggatgaatggatgagccAAATGTAGTAGAGACTCACCATGGGATATTGCTCAGccttgagaaggaaggaaattccaccacgtgctacaacatggatgagcatCGAGGAcattacactgagtgaaataaCCAGTCACAATaaagacaaacactatatgaTGCTATGAGGCACTCAGAATCGTCAGACCcgcagagacagaaagcaggtggTGGccgccagggctggggcaggaggaacGGGGAGTTCGTGTTCGATGGGGACGGAGTTTCGGTTTTGCAGGATGAAGCGTTGGGGAGGCGGACAGGGACGGTCGTCGTTCAACAGTGTGAATGTTTAGTACCCCTGAAGTGAGCCCTTAAAGTGGGTAAGATGGTAAATGTTAagttgtgtattttaccacaataaaaaagtttttaattaatgaaataaaaaacacaacaaagcaaacagggtggggggggtaaaaaagaatatgctgtatgatttcacatatataaaattctaaaacgGGCAAaattaaactttactttttttaaagatttgattgatTGAGAAAGAGAGttcgagcagggagaggggcagtgggagagggagagagaatcccaagcctaCTCCCCTGCCgagcacagggctccatctcaggaccctgaggtcatgacctgagccgaaatcaagagtctgtcgcttaattcacggagccacccaggggccccaaaattaaactttactttttaaggTCGGCGGTCTAGAAGGGAAATCCATTATGCAAAGCAAGGAAGGAATTATCACCAAGGTCATCACAGTAGTTACCTGTATGAGAAGTCAGAAGTTGTGATTCGGAAGGAAGACACACGAGTGATAATAACGTCCCATTTCTCAACCTGAGCAGTGGTTACTGTAAGTTCTTAAATTGAGCATTTattcaaagttttattttgaagaagCTGGGGCTTACAGGGGATTGGCAAAAGTAGTGCAGTCTCCATATATTCTTCACCCAGCTTCCTCCACTCTCAGTATTTTGCGTAACCACGAGTACCATTAACAAACTGATTAACATGGTGTGATCACGTTAGCTCAACTACAGACACGTTATTTGAATGTTGCCACTTTGTCCACTGACGGCCTTTTCCTGTTGGAGGATCCAGTCCGGAATACTGGGCTGTCGTGTGTTAGCGTGTGACAGTCCTCGGTCCTTCTGAGGTTCGCAGAGCCTCGGCATTCTGAAGAGTACTGCTCAATTACTTTAGATGATGTCCCTCAGTCCGGGTTTGTCTGAAGTCCTCTCATGGGTAGATGGTCATGCATTGTAACGAGAACCCCCAGAAGCGGTGGGTCTTTGCAGCACATCTGGCAGGGGATGCGACGTCCGAGTGTCTCACGATGAGTTCCTGTGGCCTTGACAACTTGGTGAAAAGGGTGTGGTGCCTGCCGGGTATCCCGCTGTAAAGGTATCATTTTACCTCCGCAATTAATAAATATCTTGAGGGAGAGGCTTTGAGACTATGCAGATATCCTGTTTCTCAAATATCCATCCATAATTCCGCTCCCGATCGCCGGTCCCGCTGCAGCACTCACGACCGGCTTGCGCTCGGGTTTCCCACACCCCCCACTCCTCCTGTGTTTGTCAGTGGCCATCCTTCTGGAGGAAGAGCTGTCCTTTCTcccttatttgtgtttttatttttaggcaCGTTGCTGTAATACACTTTTCAAGCATGCACGGGGCATTTACAAAAATTAAGTATGCCCTGGGAAACAACAAATCTCAGTGAATTATCGGAGCTGCTGGGATGGCACCTGGGCGGGGCCCTGTTCCCGCCGCACACCGACCCCCAGCTCCTTCCCGGGGGCTTGCTACCAGCTCACAGCAGGGACCCTCCATCAACAGGGGGCTGCCCTGCTGGGGAAGgcacccaccccccaaccctgggCAGCTCGCAGTGATTAATAGGCCTCAAAAGCGCCACTGGGTTTGTGGGGCTGCTCTTGCTACCGAGCTCCCTGGGCCCCCTGAGGCCACAGCCCTGCTCAGCCTTCCTCCCGCGGGTCCTGCGCCCTCACTGCCCTTCCCCTGCGAGCCCCTGTCTCAGCCACCTGCAGGGAGCCCCACCTTGCCCAGCTGTATTTCCCCATTTGCCCCTGGCACAGCTGCCCTCCTGCTAGCAGCGGgtagggcaggggcaggggcaggggcagggtccAGGGTCCTGGAGGCCaaggcccctctcccctcactcagGCGGAGGAAGGAGGCCAGGCGGGTTTGGTTGCAGCCCCACGCGGGCAAACAGCTTTTGTTCGCATCTTACCAtttgctaagtggggagcccacAAGCTTTGCTTTGGGCTGAGAGTCCCCGGCAGAGCGCAGAGCTCTGGGGGGTTGAGGGGCTGAAGAAcggtccacccccacccccgcgtGGGGCCCTTTGCTCTTTCCCTTCTCGGAGCTGCAGACCCCCAGGGTCCCAAGGCCTCGCCCCTAGAGATGCAAAGGATGAGGAAGGGCTCAGAGACACAtgcggggaggggaggaagaaaatgggTGCATGTCCCCCCAGATCAACCCATCCATCATCCAATCCGTCAATCCGGAGACAAACCTGCAATCATGGGGCTGGGACTTGCCAACCTCAAAAATaaactgggcttttttttttttttttaaacctttatttatttatttatttatttatttatttatttatttgagagagagagaatgagagagagcaagcacatgagagggcggagggtcagagggagaagcaggttccctgccgagcagggagcccgatgcgggactcgatccagggactcgatccagggactcgatccagggactcgatccagggactccaggatcatgacctgagccgaaggcagtcgcttaaccaactgagccacccaggcgcccctaaactggGCTTTATTTACGAAGGATTGTCGTCTGGGTGCCCCTGGCTCCGGGCCCCGCCTCTCCTGGGCGCGCCCCCGGAGCCCCCCGCCTGCGCTGCGCGGCGGCCTAGCAGTGCCGCTGGGGGCCCCTCCGACCCCGGCCCCCGCGCGCCGCAGCAGCCGCACACGTACTGGGGGAAGGCGGCCGGGCTGCGGCGCGAAGCCCCGGCCCGGGACGCGAGCGTGCTGGCGCTGCTCCCCAGGGCGCTGGGGCGCTCCTTCTGCCGCCGCCCGCGCGCCCGCCAGGCCGGGGACAGCTTCCGCCCCGGCCTCAGGGACCGCCCGGGCGCGGGGCCCTGCCGGCCTCGTCCTCCTCCTGCACCTCGTCCTTCCTCGGGCTCCGCTTCCGCCGCCGGGCCGGGGCGAGGCCGGGGTCTTCTTCCCTGGGGAATCCGAGAGCGAGGAGAGCGTGCTCTCCCCGACCCATCCCGCGACGCACGGACTCCGCGTCTGAGGGGGCAAGCGAGGCAGAGAAGGACTGAGGTCAGAGGGGAGGCTCAGGCCCCCGGGCAGCAAGGCCTGCCCCCAGCAGGGGACCACAGGGAAGTCCCCAAACAGCCCCCGCACTCTGCGCTCAGGCATGTGCTGAACGCAGGACCCGAACGCAGACACTGTGGTTAAGTACAGACTCACTCTGGAAGGCAGATCCTGGCCCGCTAAGGGATCTGTTCTGGAAACCCCGGCTGTCCCTACTTGGGGGTGACGGATACATCTATTGTGATGGTGGTGGTTTCCCCAGGACGTGTCAACTCGGCAAACTGCACTTCAAATATGAACAATTTACTGCGTCGGTGACTGCTGACAGACCCCCCTCCAGTCAACGAACAGCTAAGTCCTCTACCAGCTGTGTTTCCAGCCCAGAAATGTCGAAAGGAAGCCCCGGAGGACTGGTAAAAAGGGGGTCATGACCTGGGAGCAGCTGTGGGGGGGTTGGGGTCGGACACACAGCTGGGCACCTAGCGTGTCTGCTTCTGACGCATGTCATCTTGGGAGAGTTATTTCACttgcctgtgcctcagtttctttatctgaaaaacagggataataatagtatccacCTCACAGAGCGGCAGAGGTAAGCTGTGCTTACTATCACTGTTGGTATTTTATTCTGGAAGCCGTAAATTTGAGCCATGTTTAGTGACGATGTGAATTGGAAGGATGTAGAGAAGATATGGAAGGTTGCCACAGGACATCCTGAGGGAAGTACTGTGGGAAATTGCCCATGTGGTGGTCGAGCAGGGGGTGCGGGACCCCAGGGGAGGGGgatgcggggtggggggcactcaCACTGGTCAGCTCCTGGCTCCCTTGGTAGCCGAGGTCATCAGCAAAGCTGTGGATGGGCGTCAAGGGTACAGCAAAGGTGTTAAAGGAGGGATCTTCTGCCCCTGGGGCTCTCCAAGCTTCTTTGGTCTcctgagggagagaaggagccagTCAGGAGGCAGCAGCTCACGCCGAGCAGGACGGCAGGGTCAGTGGCCTTGTCCTGCCTGTGCGCCTGCCTGCCCCCTTACTTTGAGGATGGAAGATAAAGACACATTGTCTTTCTTCTTCATGATCATAAAGTTCTCTGATCACTAATGTGATGAGCCTCCGGCGTGTCCGCTCCCCGCCCACCACACGCTCACAATTCTTTAGTCTCCATGTCCTCACAGAAGTGGTTGTCGTAGCAGTAGGAGGGTGGGGTCCCAGGcccaggggttggggggtgctcCTCTGTGGGCCGAGAGGGCATgcatgcacatgcgcacacacacccctgctTCACTTCTCAGCAGGAAGAGGCTGGAaatgctccctccccacccctgcctaccAGGGTGAGCAGAAGGAAGACCAGGCTTAACGAGAGAGACTGTGGTCCAATTCCGAAAATGGCGCAAACCCTCAAAAGGCTTCAAGACAAGGCAGATGCAGACTCCAGAATCCACCTTGGAATCCACATGTGCTGGAGAAGCATTTGGCAAGAAGCGGAAAACAGTCCACTGAGAACTTCAGGTGCCAGGTTTGTCCGAGATTTTCAAGGGATCCAAGGACTTAGTTTGTGCCAAGAGCCGGAGCTGCCTGGGCCCCTCTCCCTCAAATGCAATGCTGCGATATGTAACCCTTCGTAGGACCCTAGATTCTCTTTGAAAGTCATAGAGGGCATTTTGGAGAAAATTGAATATGGACTCTACatcagaaaatagaatattatgtCCGTGTCAAACTTCGTGGGTGCAATGGTGTTACTGTGATTATGGAAGAAAATGTTCTTGTTCTTGGCCAGCACTGGGATGTGCCCAGGCAGGGGGCCTAAGACAAGCTTCAAGATGCCTGCTCATCCCAGTCTCAGCCCGGCTTGCAGAACTGAGGAATGCCCTTGAGTAGCAAGGAAGAAGTGATGGGCTTGGAGAGACCAACCAAGTCTCTGAagtagagggagggaaaggggggagggtcactATGCCTGGGGAGCCCTTGGATAAGGCTGAGGGGGTGTGACTGGGCTCCGATGGAACCCATAGCCCGAGAGCAGACAGGATCGAATGGCTTAATGGATACCAGAAAGGAAAAGTATTGATaaccagggggcacctgggtgggtcagtcagttaagtgatttgatttgggctcaggtcatgatctcagggtggtgagatccagccccaaatcaggctccacgctcagcatggggcctgcttgggtttccctcctccctctgcccctcctctttctctccccccctcctctaaaataaataaataagggacacctgggtggctcagttggttaagtgtctgccttctgctcaggtcatgatcccagggtcctgggattgagccccgcatcgggctccctgctcagtggagagcctgcttctccctctgcctctgtggctccccctgcttgtgtttgctctctctctgtttaaataaataaaatcctttt from the Halichoerus grypus chromosome 7, mHalGry1.hap1.1, whole genome shotgun sequence genome contains:
- the LOC118519865 gene encoding uncharacterized protein LOC118519865, translating into MRTRAPPRPRPHGSALTVRTPQAFRGPPRPEESVSGPEAGIPGQAPPLALRRQRALWARERLRYRVRPPGAGALQAGPAVCGVRCAGDYEPREGSSSQGCRHPSRFQATDVKPFAVPALTAVARAHRRCCVHCGARPVSALSLHSSVSCRADAPKQRSVGFCAREFGSQETKEAWRAPGAEDPSFNTFAVPLTPIHSFADDLGYQGSQELTSTRSPCVAGWVGESTLSSLSDSPGKKTPASPRPGGGSGARGRTRCRRRTRPAGPRARAVPEAGAEAVPGLAGARAAAEGAPQRPGEQRQHARVPGRGFAPQPGRLPPVRVRLLRRAGAGVGGAPSGTARPPRSAGGGLRGRAQERRGPEPGAPRRQSFVNKAQFRGAWVAQLVKRLPSAQVMILESLDRVPGSSPWIESLDRVPHRAPCSAGNLLLPLTLRPLMCLLSLILSLSNK